The DNA region TACAATGGGTTGGAAGCCCTGCTTCAGCCATTCCTCCACAATTTTGATTGCTTTTTTTGCTTTCAGGTCTTTTTCCGGCCCGTAAAGGGTTTTGATGGTTTCGGCCAGTTTTTCTATCTCTGTGAGTTCTTCACGGATGAGTTCGGCTTTGTCGAGCAGTTCGGCCCTTGTGAAGTCGCTGTCGTGCGAGAGCTTATCCAATAATGGATTGTCCATCAGTTCAGTTTCCAGCAGTTCCTGCTCATCCAGGCGTTTGCTTTGCCTGTTTTCGAGCATGGAGAGGCCGGCAGCGGGGCTCGACATGACGCCCCGTAGCAAAGCGAGCGCTGCCCAGTAACGCACCCTGAACGTGCGTTTATCTTTTCCCAGCGTGGTGAGGACGCGGGCAAAGCGCCTGACATCTTCATAAAACATCCGGTATTCAGGGGATAAAACAAACTTCTCTTCCCTGGCATCCTTTTCCGGGAAAGGGGTTGCCTCTTCCAGCCAAAGTTTGATGTTTTTGCGCTTGCGCTGGATGAAATGCCTGGCAATCTTTTCCCTGTGTTTATGTTCTATGTCGTCGAAATGCCAGGTTCGGAATTCCGGATTGAGCAGGCCGAGCAGCGAGATAAACTCGCTGTCTTTTCCGGAATGCGGCGTAGCGGTGAGCAGCACCAGGTGTCTGTTTTTGTTTTCGGCCAGGTCGTAAATCAACGAATGGCGTTGCTGCTGGTTTTTGTTTTTTGCATTCTCGGGCAGTGCGCAGGTGTGCGCCTCGTCAACAATGATGAGTTCAGGCGCATCGAGCAAAAACTTGCGTTTGTTTTTATCGGATTTGATATAATCAATCGAGATCACCTGATAAGGTGTGTGGTAGAAGATGCTGCGGTCGTCGCGCAGTTTGCGGTCGAGCTGTGCGGCGGTGCTGGAACGGATGATTTCGGCATGGATGTCGAGTTTATCCCTGAGTTCGTTGTGCCACTGGTCGCAGAGGTGGGGCGGACAAATCACGGCAAAGGTTTTTATTTCACCTCTTTCCAGCAGTTCCTTCAAAATCAGCAAGGCTTCGATGGTTTTCCCGATGCCCACATCGTCGGCAATAAGCAGGCGGGTGACGTTTTGCCCGAGGGCCATCACCAGTGGCACCACCTGGTAAGCCCGTGGCCGGAACGAAAGTTTGCCCATGCAGCGGAAGGGACCGCTGGCATTGCGGAATGATAGCCGGGAAGCATCGAACAGCAGGCTGGCGGTGCTGAACGAACCCATGTCGTCGGCCACAGGCATGGGAAATGAATCTTCCGTGATTTCTTCTCCGGGGAGGTTGAGGGCTTTAAAAACCCCTGTAATTTCGTGGTCGGAACCCCCGAGCGGTTTCAACAGCATCAGTTCCGCATCGTCGCAAGGCAATACAATCCAGCGACGGTCGCGGAATTTTACCAGTTTGCCCGGGGTAAATGTTTTTTGGGTCATGGATTAAATTTTGCGGAAAACGTCTTTTCTTCTCTCAACGAGCTGGTCGAGCGGTTCGGAATAGTGCCATACAATCACATCGTACCCATGATTGCGTAAACACTGGCGTTTGGCATCATCATCACGCATCACATTGGGCACATCGTGCACATCGCCATCGCAAAATACCAATACCGGTCCATTGGCTGTCAGATACACAAAGTCGGCATTCACATAACACTCTTTGATGTTTACCTGCGTTTTATCCGGATAAACGATATCATGTTCCTTCAGGTAGCGGATAAATTTCAGTTCGGTGGAGGAATTTTTGTCGTAGTTTTCCAACAGGTATTGGTATTGCTGATCACGGTCGGTACTGGCTTTGAGCGGAACCACTTCGCAGCGCATCAGTCGTTCGAGGGGTTTTTGTATTGAGATTCTGTCGAGTTGGTCGTGATAGCGCTGGTTGTAGTAAGAAAGCAAATCGTCGTAGGTGGCTTTCGGAAGCTCAGGTTTTTCATCCTCACCTGTTTCCGGGTCGAAGTGCAGCAGTTTGCAGGCTGTCCGGAACAACTCTTTCATTTTTGAGGAGCTTTCCACCAGTTGCGAAAGGATGCCCAGGCTTCCTTCGGCCGACTCATAGAGCATGATGTTTTGGGCTTCGTCATTACCCATGAGCCACACGCCAATTTCACTTTCTTCTACTTCAAACAGTTCTTCTACTGCACGTTTTAACGCATAGGCGAGCGATACCACCTGATTGGCATTGAGCTGGAGGTCTTTCACGGGCTGAATGTACAGGGAGTCGGCATGATCGCGGGCAAACAGGCGGACTTCCCTGGCATGCTGGGCGGTTTCGGGCTCTTCCAGTTCTTTCTGCCGCAGCCAGCGCCCGTTGCGGTCGTCAATATAAAAACCATTTGCATCCTTCGATCTGCTCCAACGGTGGTTCACCTGAATCAACTGGGTTGCCTGGCTGAAAATGATCCGCAGCAATGGTTGGTTGCCTTCCTTGATGAGGCATTGCGTGGTCGATTCGATGCCTTTGGGGTAATTAAAATATTGGGTGACCTGAAAACCTTCGCGCGTACGCTCTTCCTCTTCGCACGAAATACGCTCCTGCGGTATGGCTTCGGTTTCGGTCAGCTCCAGCAGGTTGAACCATACCTGGGTTGAGGATTGGTCTTTCAACGGATTGTTGGTTATCGGGTCGTTGTTAAACCTTTCGGTATCCTCATCCAGGAAGGCATAGCCGGTTTGGGTGGACACTTTTATGCTGCGGTTTTTAAGGCTTGCATCGGCAAGCATCATCCGGCTGATTTTAAACTTGTTGCCGTTGTGATAGATAAGGTTGCCCGGCCCGAATTCGCTCAAGGCAATAAACCTGGGGCGTGAAATGTATTCGCCTTCATCCTTGTGTTTGTAACCAACAAATGTTCGCACAGGCAGGCGGGTAAAATTATATCCCGGCAAAAAGCCTTCGGAAGCCAGGTAACGGAACACATAAAACTCCGATTCGTTGCCGAAGCTCTTCTGATCTTCGTTGAGCAGCAAAGCCCTCTGGGCAAGCCCGATGTTGTGCTGCCTTTTGGCCTCACGCATTAGCGGGCTGGATTGTTTCACGGTGGGGTCATCCATCATTGCCCGCGATTTATGAATGATCTCCTCGGCATTGCGCAACAAAATCCGCCATCGGTCGAACGCCCTGTCAAAGCGGTTGCAGAAGCTATTGGCACGCACCCTCAACCAGTCCTTGTTGAACCAACTGGCTTTTTCGATTTCCGGAATACTTGTCCGGAGAATTTTGTCAAAACCCTCAATCCAGGCCTCTCTGTAAAAGGATGAAGCATTTTCAATTAAGCTAACGATATGACTTTTGACCGGCAATACCTTTTTATCCCTTGTATCAATGACATCGCTGATGGAAACTCTGAGATCGTGCAGACCAAGGTTCATGAGGATGTAGGCGTTGAAATGGGTGAGGATCAGTTCCTCGTTCAACAGGTCAATGCGTGGTGGAACCACTGCCCCGGCAACCATTTTCGTGGGTTCTTTGAAGTAGTGCCTGTCGTGGGCCGACCAGTTTGAGCAATAGTTAATAACCAGCGCTGTTTGTCCTGACCTTCCCGCACGACCGCTCCGCTGCACATAATTGGCAGGTGTTGGCGGCACATTGCGCATATGAACGATGTTCAAATCGGCAATATCAATACCCAGCTCCATGGTTGGGGAACAGAAAAGTGCAGAGAGATCGCCGGAGCGAAACTGCTTTTCACGGGCTATCCTGTCGTCATTCCCAAGTTGTCCGGTGTGTTCTTTGCCAATGAATTGCTTTTGAAATTTGGTGAAATCAGTTTGATAAAACTTGCGGAAGAATTTATTGGGCTCCATTTGCTGTTCCTTGTAGGAGGCCAGACGCACCTCGTCGGGTAGTACGGTAATCCCGTCGCCCAATTTCCACACCACATTGTCAACCCTTAAGCGATACCCTTTAACTGTGCCATTTTTGCCGCGGACATCCTGCGAGGTGAGAAGATTGGCTTTTTTCAGGAGTTCGCAAACCTTTTCAATGTATTCAATGTATTCATCCCCGTTTAGTTGATTCAGTTGATGCTTTTTGAAAAGCCTTTTGAAATATTTACCCACATAAGAATGCGGCCCCATGCTGGTGGTGTAGATGTATCGCTGCGTTTCACCAGGGTTGCGACTCACCATAAAGCATGGCACCTCAATTTTTTCATTTTTGTCGAGCGACCATAGTTTATCTGGATCCAGTTTTAGCTTGATGAAATCTTCCGTTTCTGCCCTTTCGGTGGTTATCAGAGGATACTCCAGAGCGTATGACGTCCTGAAAAAATTTAATAGTTGCGTAAGGATATATTTTCGTTCCGGTGGTGTAAGACGGTCAAACAACGGGATGTCGTTAAAAAAATCGTCTCTCCGGCAAAACTCTTCCAGCCGGTCATATTCGATGGAGAGCAGCGCTGTTTGCTCAAGGTTTGGAAGGTTGAAGCGCCACGAACGCCTCAGATCATATAAGATCCTGATAAGGAGGAGTTTTTTTAAGGCCCTTTCGTTTTCGGGATCAGGCCATTCGTCATTGGGTTCTCTGGCATAATCCGATTCTTTCAGCTGGAGTTGTGGCAACATACGCTCAGCAAGTTCCGACACCTTCAAGCAATTTCTTTCGGATTTTTTCAAGGTATGATACAGCGCCGATCTTAAACGTCCGGTATGGATAAAATCGTTGAAATGTCCTGCCTGCAGGGATGCATCCTGGCGGTTATCTGTAAAGCTGAGCAGTTTCTGTATTTTTTTAGGCTCACCCTGATGATGCAATTCACTGATAGTGGTGTAGGCAGTCATGGTTGTGGCCGTGCTTCGGCCCTCATTGCCCAGCCGCATCAGCTTGGTGTTTTCGCTGGTCTTCAGGTCGTAGATCAAGCCGGCAGTGGGATCGAACAACAGTTTGGCAGGCATGAACCATCCCCATTGTCCGTCCATTATTTCATCAGAAAATTTACCTTCACTATTGAAATAAATTTTTGAGGGTAAGCGATGCACATAATAATTGTCAACCACCACCTTACCCTTTTTTTCGCTCCACCACGAGGGCGGCAATTCCTCAATGAATTCATCCGACCACAACTCCTCATCGTCATGCGGAATGATCAGATAGCCATCCGGAAAATCCTGGGCTGTTAGTTTTCTTGGCTTTAAACCGGTCTCCCTATCGCCTCTCAGATCATCCTTGGAAAGTTGTAGCGGAATATCGTCGGGATCGCGCGGCTCCAATATGTTGGTGGTAAAATTTTTTCTGACACAGATAAACTCATGTCCCGAAAATCTGCTGAACAGAAGCGGATAAATGTATTTGTCCTGGTTGTTTTCGCGCACATACCTTCCGGTTTCGAGGGTGATCTTACGCCTGTCGCGAGGTTCCAGGGTAACATAAACTGTGTTGGTTTGCGAAATAAACTGGTGTAGCTTATAGGGCAGGTAAGATTTAAAGGTTTTAAGCCGATGGGCTTTTATATTGAGGGCCTCAGCCCAATCGAGCAGATTTCGAACGGCTTTTTCACAGTCGGTATAGCTTTCGCCGGAGTCGTCTGCCAAAAGTTTAACTATTTCGCTCAAGGTGTGAGGTTTGCCCCTTTCGACAAAACCATCCGGGTGCCTGAACAGTGCAACTTTGTTTTCGAGCCAGATGGCCAGCGGGTGCCTGACAAAATCCTCCGGTGTGCCATCTTTGGAGATATGCTGATGAATGCCTTCCTGCAACTCAAATTTACCCGGTATTTGTGTTGAAGCTGTGCAGTTCTGGAGGTACTCGCCAATGATTTGGGACACATCGAACTGCGTTCCGAAAATGGTGGATGCCACGCCGGCAACCGCTTTCTTTTTGTCTTCGGGCGAGCCTACAGTGGTCATGGTTGCGGAAGTACCTATGCAAGTCACCTCTCCCCTGGTGATATCCTTTACCCTGCGAATGAGCAGAGAAACGTCGGAACCCTGACGGCCACGGTAGGTATGCAACTCATCAAAAACCAGAAATCTGAGATGCGCTTTGATGGAATCCCGCATCCACTCTTCCGAGGCACGCGTCATGATAAGTTCCATCATCATATAATTGGTCAGGATGATGTCGGGAACTTCCTTTTCAATCCGTTCACGCTCCTCCTGGCCTTCCTGGCCGGTGTAGTTGGCATACGTGATCGGAAATGCTTTGCCGGTAAAACTTCTGAGTTTTTTCAGGATATCCTCCAGGCTCTGTCCATTATTTTCATTCGACCGCAGATCATACTCCTTTCGCTTATCCTCGGGCACAAAGCTGATGAGATAATTCATCTCGTACTTCATGATCTCCTCTTTCTGAGAGTTGATCAGCGCATTCATCGGATACACCAGAACAGCCTTAACCCCTTTCTTCTTTTCCTTCAACTTCAGGATATAATCAAAGATGGTAGCCAGGTATGTCAGTGATTTTCCCGAACCGGTGCCGGAAGTAACCACGAATCCCTGCCCTGAAAGCCCTTTCCTGATGGCTTCCACCTGGTGTTTATACAATTGATAATCGCCAAAAACTGTAATCAGATCATGGTGGATCAATCCCTCACGATGCAAATCAGCCAGGGTTTCCTCCCTTTTGTAAGATGGATTGAACTGCAAAAAAGGCTCTGGAATGAAACCATCTTCATCAAACCTGGCCTCAACGTAGTCGCGGATTCGCTTGTCCCTGATTTTAACAAAAGACCGGATATATTCCCGATAACTATCTGTGATGTCCTTATGAAGTTTAAATGCATCCATCTGTCAAAACAGTAAAATGAATAGCTAAAATACGGTTTCTTTGTCTCCCTCCGGCCCCTATCATGCTGCACGGTGTTTCTTATTCATTGATGGGTGCCGTTTGAGCTTTGGTTGGTATCCTGGTTGGGAAGTGGCTACAGGGTCAGGCTGAGCCGGGTAGAACGCTTAACAATAACATGTTTGCATGAGGCTGGCTGAGATTTAATCCTGGCCGGGCGTTTTGCTTTTTGCAAGGCTTCATCAGGCAACGGAGCTTGCCGGAGTTCCCGGGCTTCGTTAAATGACATTATTGCGATGTGTAAGATTGTTTACAATAAATTTAATTTTAGCAAGCAATTCCGGGCTGTTGCATTTTTTTTCCAAAGGCAAAACCCGACCAAAAAATCCATCTTTATTGTATTCAAAATCAACAACACAAGTTCGACCTTCTTTTTCAATGGTATATCGTTCACGCCATTCCAAATGCCTGATGTCTGTGATAACTTCTTCAGCAGCTAACCCTTTCCTCATGGCATCAAAAAGATTTTTCAGAAATGGTTTCTGTTCTTCAGTAGTTACATCAAATTCGATTTGAGTCAATATGCTTCTTATTGTGTTCCTGTTCACTACAATCGGAGCAGCTCGCTCTAATATTTTGGTGATGGTTTCAAATAATTCATCCGAATTGGTCTGTGCGGGTAGCTTTTGAAAATTGTTTCTAAAGATGTTCTCATTATTGACCCAGTATTTGAATGCAGCTGTTTTTGCTTCTCTTTTGAAGACATATCGCACTTCATACCCTACTTTTTGCCAGGCTATTATGTCGATGTAATGTTTTCGGAGCCAATACCACCTGTGAATGAAATGATCCTGAATGGTCAATGGCGCATCAGCCAAACCAAATTTTTCCAGTTCCGGCAAAACTACATTGATATTGATTTCAATGGTAGAATTTGATTGTCCTGTCAATTCATTAAATGCCTGTTGAACATTCGCATCAATAAAATTCATTTCAGAAAAGGAAGTAAAATATGGTGGATTGATGCAAAAGAGTTTCCTGGAAGCCCGTGTAACTGCGGTGTAGGCCCACCGATAAAACTCCGGATTCGATTTTCCGGAGCGATCGTGTACAGATTGGTAGAAATTAAAATTTTCCTTTGTTCCTATATCCCAAAAAACGAAAGCATGATCCCATTCACCGCCCTGGGCTTTATGGCAGGTAACGGCATAGCCGTATTTCAGAAGAATGCAGTTGAAATACTTATCGTTGATAATGGCTTCCTTAAACTCCTCTGTACCTTTTTTAAGTTTGGGATGCCTGTTTTTAAAATCCACATAAAGCGCTCTCTGCTCTTCGGGCTTTAAGTAATTATCTCCATAAAGGTAGTTTTCCAGCATCAGCCCGCCAACAGTTCTGGATTGGTTATTTTTATCTGGTAAAACTAATCTTATGCTACGCCAGGTAAGTTTGACGCTTTGGGTTTTGCCGCCTTTATCATAAAACCTCACCTCTCTGCTTTCAACTTGCGGACTGGCTTCTGAAACTACGGCAAATTCACCGTTCATGATCCCCAATCGGTAATTGTTGCCCCCAATGATTATTGTATCGGATGTCTGA from Bacteroidota bacterium includes:
- a CDS encoding DEAD/DEAH box helicase, with protein sequence MTQKTFTPGKLVKFRDRRWIVLPCDDAELMLLKPLGGSDHEITGVFKALNLPGEEITEDSFPMPVADDMGSFSTASLLFDASRLSFRNASGPFRCMGKLSFRPRAYQVVPLVMALGQNVTRLLIADDVGIGKTIEALLILKELLERGEIKTFAVICPPHLCDQWHNELRDKLDIHAEIIRSSTAAQLDRKLRDDRSIFYHTPYQVISIDYIKSDKNKRKFLLDAPELIIVDEAHTCALPENAKNKNQQQRHSLIYDLAENKNRHLVLLTATPHSGKDSEFISLLGLLNPEFRTWHFDDIEHKHREKIARHFIQRKRKNIKLWLEEATPFPEKDAREEKFVLSPEYRMFYEDVRRFARVLTTLGKDKRTFRVRYWAALALLRGVMSSPAAGLSMLENRQSKRLDEQELLETELMDNPLLDKLSHDSDFTRAELLDKAELIREELTEIEKLAETIKTLYGPEKDLKAKKAIKIVEEWLKQGFQPIVFCKYIETARYIGELLREYLPKTVDIQVITSEDADELRKMRIEAMAGSEKRLLVATDCLSEGINLQDYFTALLHYDLPWNPNRIEQREGRIDRFGQTAPRIKAYLLIGEDNQIDQLVLKVLVRKIWDIQNSTGVNISLGDSEQSVMDEVLKELLTGEGKSNEGRQLSLFAEEFFTTELENARQKAEKLRSIFTHASIKPELIKKNLKEVDEAIGDVQTVEAFVVQSVQHLGASIIHDGGSGYTLYPRNLPHHLKNHFGGREKVKISFESPTPRGYRYIGRNHLFVEQLCQFMFNLAFEGHADYARVARVAEIVTDAVQLKTTLIMFRVRNVIKEVRSTHEVVSEEMYLWGYRGSGPDAETIGYEEGKKLLREAVSAYDLSAERQKHDFEMEIKQFAQMESQFLELATQRAENLVEAHGRFKELVGGRRYEKATPVLPPDVMGVYILMPKPKLDL
- a CDS encoding DEAD/DEAH box helicase; the encoded protein is MDAFKLHKDITDSYREYIRSFVKIRDKRIRDYVEARFDEDGFIPEPFLQFNPSYKREETLADLHREGLIHHDLITVFGDYQLYKHQVEAIRKGLSGQGFVVTSGTGSGKSLTYLATIFDYILKLKEKKKGVKAVLVYPMNALINSQKEEIMKYEMNYLISFVPEDKRKEYDLRSNENNGQSLEDILKKLRSFTGKAFPITYANYTGQEGQEERERIEKEVPDIILTNYMMMELIMTRASEEWMRDSIKAHLRFLVFDELHTYRGRQGSDVSLLIRRVKDITRGEVTCIGTSATMTTVGSPEDKKKAVAGVASTIFGTQFDVSQIIGEYLQNCTASTQIPGKFELQEGIHQHISKDGTPEDFVRHPLAIWLENKVALFRHPDGFVERGKPHTLSEIVKLLADDSGESYTDCEKAVRNLLDWAEALNIKAHRLKTFKSYLPYKLHQFISQTNTVYVTLEPRDRRKITLETGRYVRENNQDKYIYPLLFSRFSGHEFICVRKNFTTNILEPRDPDDIPLQLSKDDLRGDRETGLKPRKLTAQDFPDGYLIIPHDDEELWSDEFIEELPPSWWSEKKGKVVVDNYYVHRLPSKIYFNSEGKFSDEIMDGQWGWFMPAKLLFDPTAGLIYDLKTSENTKLMRLGNEGRSTATTMTAYTTISELHHQGEPKKIQKLLSFTDNRQDASLQAGHFNDFIHTGRLRSALYHTLKKSERNCLKVSELAERMLPQLQLKESDYAREPNDEWPDPENERALKKLLLIRILYDLRRSWRFNLPNLEQTALLSIEYDRLEEFCRRDDFFNDIPLFDRLTPPERKYILTQLLNFFRTSYALEYPLITTERAETEDFIKLKLDPDKLWSLDKNEKIEVPCFMVSRNPGETQRYIYTTSMGPHSYVGKYFKRLFKKHQLNQLNGDEYIEYIEKVCELLKKANLLTSQDVRGKNGTVKGYRLRVDNVVWKLGDGITVLPDEVRLASYKEQQMEPNKFFRKFYQTDFTKFQKQFIGKEHTGQLGNDDRIAREKQFRSGDLSALFCSPTMELGIDIADLNIVHMRNVPPTPANYVQRSGRAGRSGQTALVINYCSNWSAHDRHYFKEPTKMVAGAVVPPRIDLLNEELILTHFNAYILMNLGLHDLRVSISDVIDTRDKKVLPVKSHIVSLIENASSFYREAWIEGFDKILRTSIPEIEKASWFNKDWLRVRANSFCNRFDRAFDRWRILLRNAEEIIHKSRAMMDDPTVKQSSPLMREAKRQHNIGLAQRALLLNEDQKSFGNESEFYVFRYLASEGFLPGYNFTRLPVRTFVGYKHKDEGEYISRPRFIALSEFGPGNLIYHNGNKFKISRMMLADASLKNRSIKVSTQTGYAFLDEDTERFNNDPITNNPLKDQSSTQVWFNLLELTETEAIPQERISCEEEERTREGFQVTQYFNYPKGIESTTQCLIKEGNQPLLRIIFSQATQLIQVNHRWSRSKDANGFYIDDRNGRWLRQKELEEPETAQHAREVRLFARDHADSLYIQPVKDLQLNANQVVSLAYALKRAVEELFEVEESEIGVWLMGNDEAQNIMLYESAEGSLGILSQLVESSSKMKELFRTACKLLHFDPETGEDEKPELPKATYDDLLSYYNQRYHDQLDRISIQKPLERLMRCEVVPLKASTDRDQQYQYLLENYDKNSSTELKFIRYLKEHDIVYPDKTQVNIKECYVNADFVYLTANGPVLVFCDGDVHDVPNVMRDDDAKRQCLRNHGYDVIVWHYSEPLDQLVERRKDVFRKI
- a CDS encoding ATP-binding domain-containing protein translates to MDEASMVSNILSQGEFFRFGSGCLLNDLMIYGRIQEASTTSKIIFVGDPAQLPPIGMNFSPALDPDYLRETYKVPVSEAEMKEVKRQDANNGILNSATKIRQCLTSGYFNDFDMRENGRDVFNPTYEHYLETYKAQTGTKIIICYKNKTALALNRAIRRDKFGDDLPIQTSDTIIIGGNNYRLGIMNGEFAVVSEASPQVESREVRFYDKGGKTQSVKLTWRSIRLVLPDKNNQSRTVGGLMLENYLYGDNYLKPEEQRALYVDFKNRHPKLKKGTEEFKEAIINDKYFNCILLKYGYAVTCHKAQGGEWDHAFVFWDIGTKENFNFYQSVHDRSGKSNPEFYRWAYTAVTRASRKLFCINPPYFTSFSEMNFIDANVQQAFNELTGQSNSTIEININVVLPELEKFGLADAPLTIQDHFIHRWYWLRKHYIDIIAWQKVGYEVRYVFKREAKTAAFKYWVNNENIFRNNFQKLPAQTNSDELFETITKILERAAPIVVNRNTIRSILTQIEFDVTTEEQKPFLKNLFDAMRKGLAAEEVITDIRHLEWRERYTIEKEGRTCVVDFEYNKDGFFGRVLPLEKKCNSPELLAKIKFIVNNLTHRNNVI